ttatttcaataaaaaactgCAACTCTTACACTTTTGAGATCACGTGGACATTTACTAACAAAATGTTTCAACATGGTATATCAAGGAAATacaaagtaagaaataaaatgttatttatgattGCACATAAAAGCTCATCacagttaattataatttatgttacgaTCCTAGAACAAACTATtctgtataaatttttatatgctATAACAGCATTTACACGCTGACTTAAAAACTCAAGTATGGGAATGTTGATGCAAAACTACAGCCAAATATGACTGAtggattgtaatttaaaataaaaaaatatcttggcAGCTTCTTTATTGTGCTGTTACCTTAAATAACACTCAATACCTCTGTTCTtccatttaaatttctttaaaatcattaaataaccaaacaaatttacaattaaagaTCGAACACtaatgtacaataatacaacAATTGTCTTTTACCTTTCAGTAAATACTGTAAAATCAGAGGTGTAGTCAGCTACAACTTGAATATGGTCCACTTCTAATAAAAATCGTCACCGCAACGCGGCTAGTCAAGTGCAAGTTAACGATGATGAAAGcttaagtaaattaaatcaatCCAGGGCTACCGGAAACAACAACACCTTCCCACCTTAATAGTAAACTGTACAGTAATATTAACAACGATTATCTAAGGTCATGTTGTTTCCGTCAGAACGGTAAGAAATCAGTCACATTGAAAAGAATGCTGCAGAGAGTGGGGACGGCAAACAGTTCTAGCCTTCCCGCTTGATGTTTTGTGGCGCTTCGGCCAGCCCCTTCACCTTGAGTCTATCAGCAGTCTTGAGGAATGCTGGGAGTTGTTCCTGTGACACGTTTACTTCCCCCGCATACATGAACTCCAGAATAGCCTGCAGGTGGCTAAATGGCACGTCCTTCAGTATTATAATGGGATGTTTTGACGGGTTCTCCTGCAacaataggttttttttattatttgttaaaatgcttagtttaatgtacatgttttttttttatgtaattatattttaccatttcTATCAGCTAAATCTTTTCTTATTTGAATGTAATCTCTTTTCAAAACTATTGATGAAAGAAGTAGTATTAACTCCATGATGAGTCAGTAAATATAGTCAGTTACCAgtaacaaacatataaatatcagaatataattaaataagtttactaGGTACAATAAACaagaaactaattaattttatgaagtaACGACAATGCAGGgcatttcatttttatagaaaata
The Homalodisca vitripennis isolate AUS2020 chromosome 1, UT_GWSS_2.1, whole genome shotgun sequence DNA segment above includes these coding regions:
- the LOC124367912 gene encoding longitudinals lacking protein-like, with amino-acid sequence MSEQQQFFLKWNDFQSNMVSSFKHLRDEKSFTDVTLACEGQTCKAHKMVLSACSPYFKSLLEENPSKHPIIILKDVPFSHLQAILEFMYAGEVNVSQEQLPAFLKTADRLKVKGLAEAPQNIKREG